Part of the Eikenella corrodens genome is shown below.
GTTAATGCCTATTGTCCATGTAGTGAATGATATAGGGCTTTTAATTCCAAGATTTGTATCTAAAGAATATGGGAAGCTATATTTATTCTTAACAGATGATCCAAAACAGCATGGGCAGCCACTCCAACTCGGTTTCTTATTTTTTGTGGATACCGACAAAATTGTGGGGGGCGATGAAGACGAAAGCCGCAAGGTTATTATCTCCCTAATCAAAGATGGCTTGATTGAAATGGGTAAAACACACGGCTGGAGCAAAGAACATATCGATGAGCTATTTGTAAAAGTGAAATAAGCAGCCGTAGGTTGGACACCCAAATCCGACCTTACTCACAGGCTACCTGAAAATCCCGCCGACTCCGTTTTCAGGTAGCCCGATTCCAATCACTCCATGATTAAAAACGCCAAATGAAGCAAGCCATTATTGCCTTGGGCAGCAACCTCGAACAGCCCGTTTCCCAGCTGCAAAACGCGCTGGCCGCGCTGGCTGCGCATCCGCAAGTGCAGGTGCTGGCTGCTTCCTCGTTTTACCGCACCGCGCCGGTGGGCTATGCCGACCAGCCCGACTTCATCAACGCCGTGGCGTTGCTGGCCACCGATTTGCCCGCTGCCGAACTGCTCGCGCTGCTGCACCAAACCGAAGCCGCCGCCGGCCGCGTGCGCAGCTTCCGCAATGCCCCGCGCACGCTGGATTTGGACTTAATCGACTACGCCGGCCAAACGCTCGACAGCCCCGCCTTGCAGCTGCCGCACCCGCGCGCCCATCAGCGCGGCTTCGTGATGATTCCCCTGGCCGAAATCGCCCCGCGGCACATCCTGCCCGGCCAAACCGCCACCGCTGCCGAGCTGGCCGCCACGCTGGGCAATGAAGGCGTGCAACGTTTAGATGAAACAGAGAGTTAAATTTTTCAGGTAGCCTTCAATAGGCTGCCTGACCCCCGAAAGGCTACCTGAAACATTCCAAGGAGAAACCATGCAGGCAGACTACCGCTACATCGTTGTGGAAGGCCCCATCGGCAGCGGCAAATCCCCGCTCAGCCGCAAGCTGGCCGAGCATTTCGGCTGCACCCTCATCAGCGAGCAGCCCGAGCAAAACCCGTTTTTGGAACAGTTCTACCTCAATGCCGCCAACCACGGCCTGGCCGCCGAACTCTACTTCCTGATGCGCCGCACCGAAACGCTCAACCTCATTGCCGCCGCCGACGAAATCGGCAACGCCAACCACAGCATGCAGCGCGTGGTGAGCGATTTCCTGCTGGAAAAAGACCAGATTTTCGTGCCCACCATCCTGCGTGAAGACGAGCAGGCGCTGTATTGGCAGCTCAAGCAAAAAATCATGCCCGAAATTCCCGTGCCCGATTTGGTAATTTACCTGCAAACCAGCGCTGGAGCTGCTGAAGCGCAGCTGCGCAGCCGGGGCGACAACCACATCAACCTGTTCCCGCCCGGCTACCTGCAGCAGGTGCACGAGGAATACCACCGCTATTTCTACCTCTACGACCGCGCCCCGCTGCTGATTGCCAACACCGAAGAGCTGGATTTCGTGAACAATCCCGACCACTTCCAACTGCTGCTGCACGCCATCGCCAATATGCGCGGCAGTCGGCATTATTTGAACTTGAGCGAACGCTAGGGCGGGGAAGAAAGGCTACCTGAAAAATTTCAGGTAGCCTTTCTTACAGGAAAGTTTGCGCGGTGCGTAGGGTGCGTGCCGCAGGCACGCACGCCGTTGCCCGTGTTATTCCAAAGCCGCGTGCGTGCGTTCCGCACGCACCCTACATGGCCTGCGACGGGAAAGGCTATCTAAAACCGCCCGCGCATTTATGCCTACCCTGCAAGAATCTTCCAGGCTACCTGAAACTTTGCGCTTTATCCTCCCCGTATAGTCCGTGTATGGCCGGACTGTCGTTTATACATCTCCCATTTACTTGTTCTAACAAAATTGCGCTGATGTTGTCTGCGGGTTTCGTCTATACTTCGCCCTGCATTATCAAAGCTGGTTTTGAATTCGATCCTTGCCGCTTTCACGGTGGCAAACTGTGTTTAACCTAACTGAGGGAACTTTGATGAATCTACATGAATATCAAGCAAAAGAGCT
Proteins encoded:
- the folK gene encoding 2-amino-4-hydroxy-6-hydroxymethyldihydropteridine diphosphokinase; protein product: MKQAIIALGSNLEQPVSQLQNALAALAAHPQVQVLAASSFYRTAPVGYADQPDFINAVALLATDLPAAELLALLHQTEAAAGRVRSFRNAPRTLDLDLIDYAGQTLDSPALQLPHPRAHQRGFVMIPLAEIAPRHILPGQTATAAELAATLGNEGVQRLDETES
- a CDS encoding deoxynucleoside kinase, encoding MQADYRYIVVEGPIGSGKSPLSRKLAEHFGCTLISEQPEQNPFLEQFYLNAANHGLAAELYFLMRRTETLNLIAAADEIGNANHSMQRVVSDFLLEKDQIFVPTILREDEQALYWQLKQKIMPEIPVPDLVIYLQTSAGAAEAQLRSRGDNHINLFPPGYLQQVHEEYHRYFYLYDRAPLLIANTEELDFVNNPDHFQLLLHAIANMRGSRHYLNLSER